In Opitutus sp. ER46, the following are encoded in one genomic region:
- the ccoN gene encoding cytochrome-c oxidase, cbb3-type subunit I: MSASSAPTLTPAPVTLEFNDRIVRQFVIATIVWAVVGMLAGVFIASQLNFWQLNFETSWLTFGRLRPLHTNAVIFAFVGNMMFAGIYYSTQRLVKARLASDFLSQLHFWGWQAIIVAAAITLPLGLTRGKEYAELIWPINIAVAFIWVVFAVNFFWTLARRREPSLYVALWFYIATIITVAMLYIVNHLSIPTSLLHSYPVFGGVQDALVQWWYGHNAVAFFLTTPILGIMYYYVPKAAERPVYSYRLSVVHFWSLVFVYIWAGPHHLLNTALPGWLQTLGMTFSLMLWAPSWGGMLNGLLTLRGAWHKVMADPVLKFFAAGVTFYGMATFEGPLLAIRSVNALGHYTDWVIGHVHAGALGWNGFMAAGMIYWLVPRLWNRPLHSVALANVHFWIGLVGILLYVAAMWTSGITQGLMLGATAEQGTILAYPNFMDTLATIKPMMLMRVVGGGLYLTGFLLLAYNVWRSVRGAQVVNGTIAVYADDEPAAGRGERLGLFGTVFNPPVMFSVLGVGFACVWMFGGDVLGTIGLVGLVLCVVLCYAHFESRGKAWAGWYDRLLVNAAPFTILTFIAVFAGGAIQIIPTVLAHKAANVEDRRQIPYSPLALAGRDIYVREGCYVCHSQMVRTLVPDVLRYGRAGEKFDYSRLGESIYDHPYQWGSKRTGPDLAHVGGKYTNIWHFQHMENPRMTPGSIMPPYPWLYQQDTDVAALTSKLAVQRKLGVPYRPMTPAEIQTDVAREAKAIAADLRAAGAYIAPEKEIVALIAYLQHLGKYEKVAPAEGGERRSANR, encoded by the coding sequence TTTAACGACCGCATTGTCCGCCAGTTCGTCATCGCCACGATCGTGTGGGCGGTGGTCGGCATGCTGGCCGGCGTCTTCATCGCCTCACAGCTGAACTTCTGGCAGCTGAACTTCGAGACCTCGTGGCTGACGTTCGGCCGGCTGCGCCCGCTGCACACGAACGCGGTCATCTTCGCCTTTGTCGGCAACATGATGTTTGCCGGCATCTATTATTCCACCCAGCGACTGGTGAAGGCGCGGCTGGCGAGCGACTTCCTGTCGCAGCTGCACTTCTGGGGCTGGCAGGCGATCATCGTGGCGGCGGCGATCACGCTGCCGCTCGGCCTCACGCGCGGCAAGGAGTACGCCGAACTCATCTGGCCCATCAACATCGCGGTTGCGTTCATCTGGGTCGTATTCGCGGTGAACTTCTTCTGGACGCTGGCCCGCCGCCGCGAGCCGAGCCTGTACGTCGCGCTTTGGTTCTACATCGCGACGATCATCACGGTGGCGATGCTGTACATCGTCAACCACCTCTCCATCCCGACGAGCCTGCTGCACAGCTATCCCGTCTTCGGCGGCGTGCAGGATGCGTTGGTCCAGTGGTGGTATGGACACAACGCCGTGGCGTTCTTCCTGACCACCCCGATCCTTGGCATCATGTACTACTATGTGCCGAAGGCGGCGGAGCGCCCGGTGTATTCCTACCGGCTCTCGGTGGTGCATTTCTGGTCCCTCGTCTTTGTCTATATCTGGGCGGGCCCGCACCATCTGCTGAATACGGCGCTCCCCGGCTGGCTGCAGACCCTCGGCATGACGTTTTCGCTGATGCTGTGGGCGCCGTCCTGGGGTGGCATGCTCAACGGCCTGCTCACGCTGCGCGGTGCCTGGCACAAGGTCATGGCCGATCCCGTGCTCAAGTTCTTCGCGGCCGGCGTCACTTTCTACGGCATGGCGACCTTCGAGGGGCCATTGCTCGCGATTCGTTCGGTGAATGCGCTCGGCCACTACACGGACTGGGTCATTGGCCACGTCCACGCCGGTGCGCTCGGCTGGAACGGGTTCATGGCGGCCGGCATGATCTATTGGCTCGTGCCGCGCCTGTGGAACCGGCCGCTGCACTCGGTCGCGCTGGCGAACGTCCATTTCTGGATCGGGCTCGTCGGCATCCTGCTCTACGTCGCGGCCATGTGGACCAGCGGCATCACGCAGGGGCTGATGCTTGGCGCCACCGCCGAGCAGGGCACGATTCTCGCGTATCCCAACTTCATGGATACGCTCGCGACGATCAAACCGATGATGCTGATGCGGGTGGTCGGCGGCGGGCTCTACCTGACCGGTTTCCTCCTGCTGGCCTACAACGTCTGGCGTTCGGTGCGCGGCGCCCAGGTCGTGAACGGCACGATCGCGGTGTACGCCGACGACGAGCCGGCGGCCGGGCGGGGGGAGCGACTGGGCCTGTTTGGCACGGTCTTCAATCCCCCCGTCATGTTCTCCGTGCTGGGCGTCGGGTTCGCCTGCGTCTGGATGTTCGGGGGCGACGTCCTCGGCACCATCGGCCTGGTGGGCCTCGTGCTGTGCGTCGTGCTCTGTTACGCGCATTTCGAGTCGCGCGGCAAGGCGTGGGCCGGTTGGTACGACCGGCTGCTGGTCAACGCCGCGCCCTTCACGATCCTGACCTTCATCGCCGTCTTTGCCGGCGGCGCCATCCAGATCATCCCGACGGTGCTTGCGCACAAGGCCGCCAACGTGGAGGACCGGCGGCAGATCCCGTATTCGCCGCTGGCGCTCGCCGGTCGCGACATCTACGTCCGCGAGGGCTGCTACGTGTGTCACTCGCAGATGGTCCGCACCCTCGTGCCGGACGTGCTGCGCTATGGCCGGGCCGGCGAAAAGTTCGACTATTCGCGGCTCGGTGAGTCGATCTACGACCATCCCTACCAGTGGGGCTCGAAGCGCACGGGGCCCGATCTGGCGCACGTGGGCGGCAAGTACACCAACATCTGGCATTTCCAGCACATGGAGAATCCGCGCATGACGCCGGGCTCGATCATGCCGCCGTACCCGTGGCTGTATCAGCAGGACACGGACGTTGCCGCGCTCACGAGCAAGCTCGCCGTCCAGCGCAAGCTCGGTGTGCCCTATCGCCCGATGACGCCGGCGGAGATCCAGACCGACGTCGCCCGCGAGGCGAAGGCCATCGCGGCCGACCTGCGCGCGGCCGGGGCCTACATCGCGCCGGAAAAGGAAATCGTCGCGCTGATCGCGTACCTCCAGCACCTGGGCAAGTACGAGAAGGTCGCCCCGGCCGAGGGCGGCGAGCGCAGGTCGGCGAACCGCTGA
- a CDS encoding cbb3-type cytochrome c oxidase N-terminal domain-containing protein: protein MTPSQPPTPPPEDAVRPHVYDGIQEYDKRLPNWWLYTLYIMIVFWVGYWAYYEWFRAGPTDVQGVELALTRIETQKLASNTKLDDATLWQMSRTPAFVEAGRATFAANCVACHLPSLRGKSENPSAIGPDLTDQIWIHGGKPTEVHALITQGVLAKGMPTWGPVLGQKKISEVVAYVLSKHHEGEPITIDPAAPATPAAATP from the coding sequence ATGACGCCCAGCCAACCTCCGACTCCGCCTCCTGAAGACGCCGTCCGCCCGCACGTCTACGACGGCATCCAGGAATACGACAAGCGCCTCCCCAACTGGTGGCTCTACACCTTGTACATCATGATCGTCTTCTGGGTGGGCTACTGGGCCTACTACGAATGGTTCCGCGCGGGGCCGACCGACGTTCAGGGCGTGGAGCTCGCGCTCACCCGCATTGAGACCCAGAAGCTGGCGAGCAACACGAAGCTGGATGACGCGACGCTGTGGCAGATGAGTCGCACCCCGGCCTTCGTTGAGGCCGGCAGGGCGACTTTTGCCGCCAACTGTGTCGCGTGTCATCTTCCCAGCCTGCGCGGCAAGTCCGAAAACCCGTCGGCGATCGGGCCGGATCTCACGGATCAGATCTGGATCCATGGCGGCAAGCCCACCGAGGTGCATGCGCTCATCACGCAGGGCGTTCTGGCCAAGGGCATGCCCACGTGGGGCCCCGTCCTGGGCCAGAAGAAGATCAGCGAGGTGGTCGCGTATGTGCTCAGCAAGCACCACGAGGGTGAGCCCATCACCATTGATCCCGCCGCGCCCGCCACCCCGGCGGCTGCGACGCCGTAA